The genomic window CCGGGACCTACACGAAGATCTTCGAACTCCTCCTGCGCCTGCGTGCGAACACCATCTGGCCCGCGATGCATGAATGCACCAAGGCATTCCACCTCATCCCGGGCAATGCCGCCGCGGCCGACGCGTATTCGATCGTGCTCGGCTCCAGCCATGCGGAGCCGATGCTGCGCAGCAACACCACCGAGTGGACCGCGCCCAAGGAGGATTACAACTATATCAGGAATCCGGGTGGCGTGCTCGCCTATTGGGAAGAACGCGTGAAGGAACGCTCCGCGGGTGAAAGCCTTTTCACCATCGGCATGCGCGGCATCCATGACAGTGCGATTGTCGGTCCGAAAAGCAAAGCCGAGCGCATTTCCACGGTTGAAAGGATTTTCGCCGACCAGCGCGGGCTGCTCGGCAAATATCTCGGCAAGGGTGATCCCTCCCGCGTGGGCCAGATTTTCGTCCCCTACAAGGAGGTGCTGGAGGACTACGACGCCGGGATGAAAGTGCCGGAGGATGTGTCCATCATGTGGACGGACGACAACTTCGGTTACATCCGGCGCCACGCCACACCGGAAGAGCGCAGGCGGTCCGGCGGCTTCGGCATTTATTATCATGCCTCCTATCTCGGAGCGCCTCTCTCGTGGTTGTGGGTCGACACGCTGCCGCCCGCGCTGGTGTGGTCGGAAATGATGCGCGCCTACGAACACGGCGCGAACGGCGTTTGGATCGTCAATGCGGGCGACATCAAGAACACCGAACGGTCGATGGAGTTTTTCCTCGATCTCGCCTGGCATGCCGACCGGACGGACCCCAGCGCGCCGGAGCGTTTCATGCGGAAAACCGCCGAGCGCGACTTTGGCAAGGAACATGCCGCCGCTGTCGCGGACGTTCTGAACCGGCTTCACGCCATCAACTTTTCCCGGAAAGCCGAGCATCTGCAGTGGCATTCTACCGGCACCCCCTACAAACCCACGGAACTGAACGAAGCGGAGATCGAACAACGCCTGGGAGCATGCGCCGGTCTGCTGCGCGACAGCGCCGCGCTCGCCGCCAAACTGCCGCCTGCCGCCCGTGACGCGTATTTCCAGCTCGTCGGCTATCCGGTCGCAATCACGGAGGCCGTGAACGAACGTTATTTCCGCTCGGAACTCGCCCGTGCCGACTCGGTCCGTGGCCGTGCTCCGGAGGCGAACAAAGCCGCCGCGATCGAAGCCGGGGAGCGGATCAGGAAACTGACCTCCCGATACAACAACGGAATCGCCAAAGGAAAATGGCGCGGCGTCGTGACGGAAAATGGTGTCTCCGCCAAAAGCTGGACCCGCTTCCAGCCCTCTTCTTCCGAGCCTCCCGCGCCGACGTCCCAAAACATCTGTCCTCCGGCTCCGTCCGCTCGCGCATCCGTCTCCCGTCCTTCCGGCGTCCGTGCGGGTGATTTTGTCGAAGCTGGCCGGGTCGTCTCCATCGACGCGGGACATTTCACAACGAAACACGACGGTCCCAAGGCAGGTTGGCGGGTGATCCCGGGACTGGGCCGCACCGGCTCCGCCGTCACCGTGCTGCCGTCGTCGGCGACGATCAAACCGGATTCCGCGCCGGGTTTGGAATACCGTTTCCACACCACGACGAAGGCTCCTGCGAAGCTGCACGTCCGTCTCGTGCCGACACACCCCCTCGTGCTGGAACAAGGATTGCGCCTCGCCGTCAGCATCGACAACGACCGGCCCATTCCTCTCGCCGTGAACCGGGGTTTCAGCCCGAAAAGCAAGGAATGGAGCGAACGCGTGCTCTCCAACGCGACAGAGGCCGCCGCCGAACTTCCCAAACCCCTCAACCCCGGCTGGCACACTCTCCGTCTGGTGGCGGTCGATGCGGGCGTCGTCGTGGACAAGATCGTCCTCGATCTCGGCGGGCTGGAACCTTCTTACGACGGTCCTGCCGAAACCCGGGTTCCCTGACATTTTTCGAATTCAAAATCATGATGATAGCAATCAACCGACTCGTCGCGTCCGCCATGTTCGCCAGTGTGACATGCCTGCATGCGGGGGATGCGAATCCGCCCCGGAAAAAATATAACTTCAATCCCGGGTGGCTTCTGAAGACGGCGGATGAGACCGGTGCGGAGGCCGTGTCTTTCGATGACGGAAGCTGGAAACCCGTCACGCTGCCCCACGCGTGGAACGAGGACAGCGCCTTCAAGCTGGACAACAAGAAACTGCCCTCCGGAATCGCATGGTATCGCAAGCATTTCAAGCTGCCGCCGGAGGCGGCTGGCGGGAAGGTGTTTCTCGAATTCGAAGGCATCCGTCAGGCGGGCGAATTCTATCTCAATGGCGAATCGATCGGTCTCAGCGAAAACGGGGTCATGGCGTTCGGCT from Luteolibacter yonseiensis includes these protein-coding regions:
- a CDS encoding glycosyl hydrolase 115 family protein, whose translation is MLLISGHALATVDLVNPTTGTFPLVSAGKAAPIVLPEDAPEVVKIAARDLAADIAAVSGITPEVLAAAPAGKDQPRVELMFSPDLKGKWEAFRLTARPGVLTISGSDRRGLAFGIYEISSRIGVSPWRWWADVPVTPRPELHLSPGDEPVDQPAVRYRGIFINDEDWGLQPWAAKNFEPEVKDIGPGTYTKIFELLLRLRANTIWPAMHECTKAFHLIPGNAAAADAYSIVLGSSHAEPMLRSNTTEWTAPKEDYNYIRNPGGVLAYWEERVKERSAGESLFTIGMRGIHDSAIVGPKSKAERISTVERIFADQRGLLGKYLGKGDPSRVGQIFVPYKEVLEDYDAGMKVPEDVSIMWTDDNFGYIRRHATPEERRRSGGFGIYYHASYLGAPLSWLWVDTLPPALVWSEMMRAYEHGANGVWIVNAGDIKNTERSMEFFLDLAWHADRTDPSAPERFMRKTAERDFGKEHAAAVADVLNRLHAINFSRKAEHLQWHSTGTPYKPTELNEAEIEQRLGACAGLLRDSAALAAKLPPAARDAYFQLVGYPVAITEAVNERYFRSELARADSVRGRAPEANKAAAIEAGERIRKLTSRYNNGIAKGKWRGVVTENGVSAKSWTRFQPSSSEPPAPTSQNICPPAPSARASVSRPSGVRAGDFVEAGRVVSIDAGHFTTKHDGPKAGWRVIPGLGRTGSAVTVLPSSATIKPDSAPGLEYRFHTTTKAPAKLHVRLVPTHPLVLEQGLRLAVSIDNDRPIPLAVNRGFSPKSKEWSERVLSNATEAAAELPKPLNPGWHTLRLVAVDAGVVVDKIVLDLGGLEPSYDGPAETRVP